In Streptomyces sp. 840.1, one DNA window encodes the following:
- a CDS encoding amino acid adenylation domain-containing protein: MTRIQDATTIVGAIGTAAAEYATLPAVVDGADTLSYGELWRDAGRIARALRSRGVRTGDIVALAAERSPGLLAGLLGILRSGAVVLPLDVTYPAARLRMMLDDSGAAVVVGQENTLGPFTADGREAFVLGEVLSGEETRSGEELEEPDPADGCYLLYTSGSTGGPKAVMMPHAGLANLVRWQTEASDCGPGSRTLQYGAISFDVALQEIFSTFASGGTLVCIDHETRRNPVRTWELVIAARVERIFLPYVGLQSLVMVADAVDVEAASLREIIPGGEQLQCTRALRELMARLPGCRMFNHYGPVETHAVTHHPLEADPARWLALPPIGTAIPGNRVYVLDADGHELGVGGIGELHVAGAQVAYGYWNRPGLTAERFLPAPDGHGERMYRTGDLVRKRADGALDFLGRADDQVKVRGFRVELAEVEAAVSDHPGVNACGATVAGDEGIDRILVAFVLVKESLDADVVREELRERLPDHMVPATLTAVESLPQLPSGKLDRRALRLMAETVTAAGQNAAY; the protein is encoded by the coding sequence GTGACGCGGATACAGGATGCGACAACGATCGTCGGCGCGATCGGTACGGCGGCCGCCGAGTACGCCACCCTGCCGGCGGTCGTCGACGGGGCGGACACCCTCTCCTACGGGGAACTCTGGCGCGACGCGGGCCGGATCGCCCGAGCCCTGCGATCACGCGGTGTGCGGACCGGGGACATCGTCGCGCTGGCCGCCGAGCGCTCGCCCGGCCTCCTGGCCGGGCTGCTCGGCATTCTCCGGTCCGGCGCCGTGGTGCTGCCCCTGGACGTCACCTATCCGGCCGCCAGGCTGCGGATGATGCTGGACGACAGCGGCGCGGCCGTGGTGGTCGGCCAGGAGAACACGCTGGGGCCCTTCACCGCCGACGGGCGGGAAGCCTTCGTGCTGGGGGAGGTGCTGAGCGGCGAGGAGACGAGATCCGGTGAGGAGCTGGAGGAACCGGATCCGGCTGACGGCTGCTATCTGCTCTACACCTCGGGGTCCACCGGTGGGCCCAAGGCCGTGATGATGCCGCACGCCGGCCTCGCGAACCTCGTCCGCTGGCAGACGGAGGCCTCGGACTGCGGCCCGGGGAGCCGGACCCTTCAGTACGGGGCGATCTCGTTCGACGTGGCCCTCCAGGAGATCTTCTCCACCTTCGCCAGTGGCGGGACCCTGGTCTGCATCGACCACGAGACCCGCCGCAATCCGGTCCGCACCTGGGAGCTGGTCATCGCGGCCCGGGTGGAGCGGATCTTCCTCCCGTACGTCGGACTGCAGTCCCTCGTGATGGTCGCCGACGCGGTCGACGTGGAGGCGGCGTCCCTCCGGGAGATCATTCCCGGAGGCGAGCAGCTGCAGTGCACGCGAGCCCTGCGCGAGCTCATGGCGCGGCTGCCGGGGTGCCGCATGTTCAACCACTACGGCCCCGTCGAGACGCACGCCGTCACCCACCATCCCCTGGAGGCCGATCCGGCCCGGTGGCTCGCCCTCCCCCCGATCGGCACGGCCATCCCCGGCAACCGCGTGTACGTTCTCGACGCCGACGGCCATGAGCTGGGCGTGGGCGGGATCGGCGAGCTCCATGTCGCCGGTGCGCAGGTGGCGTACGGCTACTGGAACCGTCCCGGTCTGACGGCGGAACGCTTCCTGCCGGCGCCCGACGGCCACGGTGAGCGGATGTACCGCACGGGTGACCTGGTGCGCAAGCGCGCCGACGGCGCGCTCGACTTCCTCGGGCGAGCCGACGACCAGGTGAAGGTCCGGGGCTTCCGCGTCGAGCTCGCGGAGGTCGAGGCGGCCGTCAGCGACCACCCGGGTGTGAACGCGTGCGGAGCGACAGTGGCGGGTGACGAAGGCATCGACCGGATACTTGTCGCCTTCGTCCTGGTGAAGGAGTCCCTCGACGCCGACGTCGTACGCGAGGAACTGCGGGAACGGCTGCCCGACCACATGGTTCCCGCGACGCTGACCGCGGTCGAGTCACTGCCCCAGCTGCCCAGCGGGAAGCTGGACCGCCGCGCCCTCCGGCTGATGGCGGAGACCGTCACGGCAGCAGGGCAGAACGCGGCGTACTGA
- a CDS encoding sulfotransferase family protein yields MHLPEQNGPRILALWSAPRCRSTAFMRMMAERGDFLVVHEPFSHLADFGVAEAGPLRAHSEAELIAALRELSEQRPVFFKDTTDFHYPGLLADSAFLAEATHTFIIRHPREAIASHFALNPSLGRDEIGFARLAEIYDAVEATGREPVVVDSGLLMERPADTVAAYCAGVGIAYREEALSWQPGMREEWRRTQRWHESTSRTDGFHKEASPYGTTPDNDETLAEYLRFHLPFYEKLLSRRMTLHP; encoded by the coding sequence GTGCATCTGCCGGAGCAGAACGGCCCCCGGATCCTCGCCCTGTGGAGCGCACCGCGCTGCCGGTCGACGGCCTTCATGCGCATGATGGCCGAGCGGGGCGACTTCCTCGTGGTTCACGAACCCTTCTCGCACCTCGCCGACTTCGGGGTGGCCGAGGCCGGTCCGCTGCGGGCCCACAGCGAGGCGGAGCTGATCGCGGCGCTGCGGGAGCTCTCCGAGCAGCGCCCGGTCTTCTTCAAGGACACCACGGACTTCCACTACCCCGGTCTGCTCGCCGACTCCGCGTTCCTCGCCGAGGCGACCCACACCTTCATCATCCGCCATCCCCGGGAGGCGATCGCCTCGCATTTCGCGCTGAATCCCTCGCTGGGACGCGATGAGATCGGGTTCGCCCGGCTGGCCGAGATCTACGACGCGGTCGAGGCGACGGGCCGCGAACCGGTGGTCGTCGACTCCGGCCTCCTGATGGAGCGGCCGGCCGACACCGTCGCCGCGTACTGCGCCGGGGTGGGCATCGCCTACCGGGAAGAGGCCCTGTCCTGGCAGCCCGGGATGCGCGAGGAGTGGCGCAGGACCCAGCGGTGGCACGAGTCGACCAGCCGGACGGACGGCTTCCACAAGGAGGCCTCCCCGTACGGGACCACCCCGGACAACGACGAGACACTCGCGGAGTACCTGCGGTTCCACCTGCCGTTCTACGAGAAGCTGCTGTCACGGCGGATGACGCTCCATCCGTGA